A genomic stretch from Leptotrichia sp. HSP-536 includes:
- a CDS encoding prepilin-type N-terminal cleavage/methylation domain-containing protein, producing the protein MFEKKKNKKSGYLLVEILISLFIFSVLVLVVSVFLKRIVLIEKAKKNNQKMYENMYFSMDKIIMDIKNRDIQDFLYENENNNIFIKENKIIFKLNDIFYKIESANGKLYISDAENIGKFGSRVEIGKFREIKFEKIGALLVITLNREKSESIRVVRI; encoded by the coding sequence ATGTTTGAAAAGAAAAAAAATAAGAAATCTGGATATTTGCTTGTTGAAATATTGATAAGCCTGTTTATTTTTTCCGTTCTTGTACTTGTAGTTTCAGTTTTTTTAAAGCGTATAGTTTTAATTGAAAAAGCTAAAAAAAATAATCAAAAAATGTATGAAAATATGTATTTTTCAATGGATAAAATTATTATGGATATAAAAAATAGAGATATTCAGGACTTTTTATATGAAAATGAGAATAATAATATTTTTATCAAGGAAAATAAAATTATTTTTAAATTGAACGATATTTTTTATAAAATTGAATCTGCTAATGGCAAACTTTATATTTCTGATGCTGAAAATATAGGAAAATTTGGAAGCAGAGTGGAAATAGGGAAATTTAGGGAAATAAAATTTGAAAAGATAGGAGCTTTGCTGGTAATTACGTTGAATAGGGAAAAAAGTGAAAGTATAAGAGTTGTGAGAATTTAA